In a single window of the Candidatus Cloacimonadota bacterium genome:
- a CDS encoding T9SS type A sorting domain-containing protein, whose protein sequence is MDDMLLMLDYYRNHRGLWIAPLEDIFDRMLDIEEVNITAVETTPLENTFKVTMASNAARDLHELSLSYQDDGYSVDIFTAGSEEILFISDHSGHGDVPESLFKVNYHGGQLVVTKSYDLTVEPMLVEVYNIRGQKVLSKDFSFNQTEHVIPFADKASGVYLARLKPLKGTSVLLKFSVVK, encoded by the coding sequence GTGGACGACATGCTGCTAATGCTGGACTACTACCGCAACCACAGAGGCCTGTGGATCGCCCCGCTGGAAGACATCTTCGACCGCATGCTCGACATCGAGGAAGTAAATATCACAGCGGTTGAAACAACCCCGCTGGAAAATACTTTCAAAGTCACCATGGCCAGCAACGCGGCGCGGGATCTGCATGAACTCAGCCTGTCATATCAAGACGATGGTTACAGCGTGGACATTTTCACTGCCGGCAGCGAGGAAATCCTTTTTATTTCAGATCATAGCGGGCACGGGGATGTTCCGGAATCCTTATTCAAAGTGAATTACCATGGTGGCCAACTGGTTGTGACCAAATCCTATGACCTGACGGTGGAGCCAATGCTGGTGGAAGTTTATAACATTCGCGGCCAAAAGGTGCTGAGCAAGGATTTCAGCTTCAACCAAACCGAACACGTAATTCCTTTCGCGGACAAGGCTTCAGGTGTCTATCTCGCGCGGTTGAAGCCTTTGAAGGGAACTTCGGTTCTGTTAAAATTCAGTGTGGTGAAATAG
- a CDS encoding TonB-dependent receptor, whose product MNSAVIEGQVVNPSGKGISSVLISDGLIQIYSSEDGMFRISTKADSLSFNRLGYQSRTLAVAKVGKRVTLKPEPVVLPKIIVSESAWDIFSPPVDRVALPVDPDRHYYLAGDVLTSSASTHSGDVRLAGENQGISILGNLPRHSLIILDGVALNPDGESYDLSLIDAENIESIELIKNNASVYGGGSAIGGILNIRSRQGRNTGRSDFSLGTELGSFGHAQTTLAFGTSYRNWDLRINASHLDTDNDFPYKMPDWWAPDSLFIRENNAKRQNSLSASLSTSFNQARLSLQSDYVSFHRQLPGTVNFSDVYRYAFLEGYTNRNRFTLSSLLLGLKADLLAWMNHDGTLYDNTQAPLPVFLSQYRQQLLNTGLRGSLGKEFNLTAGLKLTAGLAAELGSERYQNQNLLHPANDLDHRSGFANASLKSAMELDLGDIACNGAGALRYDHASSTDNLSWRLEGSVKRFGYVESTLGGTLGTSFALPSPYDLYWKGDSQPIGNPNLASERSKGWQLWLDNRLGAFNLRATWHHNTIDSLIQWRQVQMFGNVWKPLNIGRARIRNLELEAGWEPLEWLNLSGAALITNALDLSTESPDSAPRLMYTPELSYTLKLDLNWPRFNFWSSYRFTGEQFTTPDNLSSPLPGYDLLDLGTAVNIELRGWTLSPHFSVRNVLNRSYSVYAYVPQPGISFLGGITLRVSD is encoded by the coding sequence TTGAACTCGGCTGTGATCGAGGGCCAAGTCGTCAACCCTTCCGGGAAAGGCATTTCCTCGGTGCTTATATCAGACGGCCTGATACAGATTTACAGCTCCGAAGACGGAATGTTCAGAATCTCCACGAAGGCGGATTCTCTGTCTTTTAACCGTTTGGGCTACCAGTCCCGGACCCTGGCGGTGGCGAAAGTGGGAAAGCGAGTCACGTTGAAGCCGGAGCCGGTGGTATTGCCCAAGATAATCGTCAGCGAAAGCGCCTGGGACATCTTCTCGCCGCCGGTGGACAGGGTGGCTTTGCCCGTGGACCCTGACCGGCATTATTACCTGGCTGGGGATGTGCTAACATCAAGCGCTTCAACCCATTCCGGTGACGTGCGCCTGGCCGGGGAAAATCAGGGCATCTCCATTTTGGGCAATCTGCCACGCCACAGCCTGATCATTCTGGATGGCGTGGCCCTCAACCCCGATGGCGAAAGTTATGACCTTTCCCTGATCGACGCGGAGAACATCGAATCGATCGAACTGATCAAAAACAACGCCTCCGTCTATGGCGGCGGCTCCGCTATTGGCGGAATTTTGAACATTCGCTCCAGACAGGGTCGGAACACGGGCAGGTCAGACTTTTCCCTAGGCACGGAACTCGGTTCTTTCGGTCACGCCCAGACCACGCTGGCTTTTGGCACCTCATACAGGAACTGGGATCTGAGGATAAACGCCTCGCATCTGGACACGGACAACGATTTTCCCTACAAAATGCCGGACTGGTGGGCACCGGACAGCCTTTTCATCCGCGAAAACAACGCCAAGCGCCAAAACTCCCTTTCCGCCTCGCTTTCCACCTCCTTCAACCAAGCCCGGCTCAGCCTCCAGAGCGACTACGTGTCCTTCCACCGGCAACTTCCGGGAACGGTGAATTTTTCGGATGTCTATCGCTATGCATTTTTAGAGGGTTACACCAATCGAAACCGCTTCACTCTTAGTTCACTGCTGCTGGGTTTGAAAGCCGATTTGCTGGCTTGGATGAACCATGACGGCACCCTGTATGACAACACCCAGGCTCCCCTGCCGGTTTTCCTCTCCCAATACAGGCAACAGCTTCTCAACACAGGCCTTAGGGGCAGCCTGGGCAAGGAATTTAACCTCACCGCAGGTTTGAAGCTGACTGCGGGACTGGCCGCGGAACTGGGTTCTGAGCGTTATCAGAACCAAAATTTGCTGCATCCGGCCAACGACCTTGACCACCGCTCCGGTTTTGCCAATGCCAGCCTGAAGAGCGCGATGGAACTCGATCTTGGTGACATAGCCTGCAACGGCGCTGGAGCTCTGCGTTATGACCACGCCAGCTCGACAGACAACCTAAGCTGGCGTCTGGAGGGCAGCGTAAAACGCTTCGGTTATGTAGAAAGTACGCTGGGTGGGACTTTGGGTACATCCTTCGCCCTGCCCTCGCCCTATGATCTGTATTGGAAGGGCGATTCGCAGCCCATCGGCAATCCGAACCTTGCCAGTGAGAGGTCGAAAGGATGGCAGCTTTGGCTGGACAACCGTCTGGGCGCCTTCAACTTACGCGCCACCTGGCATCACAACACCATCGACAGCCTCATCCAGTGGCGTCAGGTGCAGATGTTCGGCAACGTCTGGAAACCCCTGAACATCGGTCGGGCGAGGATTCGCAACCTCGAACTCGAAGCCGGATGGGAACCGCTGGAGTGGCTGAATCTATCCGGGGCTGCGCTGATAACCAATGCCCTCGACCTCAGCACAGAATCACCCGACAGCGCTCCGCGGCTGATGTACACGCCGGAGCTGAGCTATACTTTAAAACTGGACCTGAACTGGCCGAGGTTCAATTTTTGGAGCTCCTACCGGTTTACGGGGGAGCAGTTTACAACTCCGGACAATCTTTCTTCGCCCCTGCCCGGTTACGACCTGCTGGATCTGGGTACGGCGGTGAACATAGAACTACGGGGTTGGACCCTTTCTCCCCATTTCAGCGTTCGCAACGTCCTAAACCGCAGCTATTCAGTTTACGCCTATGTTCCTCAACCCGGGATTTCTTTCCTGGGCGGCATCACCCTCCGCGTGAGCGACTGA
- a CDS encoding ABC transporter ATP-binding protein: MIEVTKLGCAYDDKMVLRELDLSLAGDEFTVLVGPNGAGKSTLVYALLGFLPALEGEIRLQGKLLNAYKRSELARLIAFVPQESVFQFDYPVRDIVLMGRYPYLGLMQSWLPADLEAVEEVLEQLQLSDLADRFYSLLSGGEKQRVLIARALAQNTPYIFLDETLSQLDINHQVEIMALLQRIVRDNGKGILLISHNLNLGANFADRMVFLARGKVLGSGTPEEMMRPELLRELFGMELQTMLNPASGKPNLLYPNSL; encoded by the coding sequence ATGATCGAAGTAACAAAGCTTGGCTGCGCCTACGATGACAAGATGGTGCTCAGGGAACTGGACCTGAGCCTGGCGGGCGATGAGTTCACGGTTTTGGTGGGGCCAAACGGTGCGGGGAAATCTACCTTGGTTTACGCGCTGCTGGGGTTTCTTCCGGCGCTGGAAGGCGAAATACGCCTCCAGGGCAAGCTTCTCAATGCTTACAAGCGTTCCGAGCTGGCCCGTCTGATCGCTTTCGTGCCGCAGGAAAGCGTGTTTCAGTTCGATTATCCGGTGCGTGACATCGTGCTGATGGGACGCTATCCCTATCTGGGCCTTATGCAGAGCTGGCTTCCGGCTGATCTGGAGGCTGTGGAGGAGGTGCTGGAGCAATTGCAACTGAGTGATTTGGCCGACAGATTCTATTCCCTGCTCAGCGGCGGCGAAAAACAGCGGGTGCTGATCGCCCGGGCGCTGGCACAGAATACGCCTTACATTTTTCTGGACGAGACTCTTTCCCAACTGGACATCAACCACCAGGTGGAGATCATGGCCTTGCTGCAGCGGATTGTTCGCGACAACGGAAAAGGCATTTTGCTCATCTCCCACAACCTCAATCTGGGAGCCAATTTTGCCGACCGAATGGTCTTTCTGGCCCGGGGGAAAGTGCTGGGCAGCGGAACCCCGGAGGAAATGATGCGCCCGGAGCTGCTGCGAGAGCTGTTTGGCATGGAACTACAGACCATGCTCAACCCGGCCAGCGGCAAACCCAACCTCTTATATCCTAACTCATTATGA
- a CDS encoding Rrf2 family transcriptional regulator — MAVSTRTEYALRALLEIPAKSSVSANLICERQQLPKKYVEHLLRALKKAGLIASSHGSRGGYTLARPAGQINLYDIMKAVKDRNLELDCGMGKQFCLGDDCTLQPLFSDLAARQRDLFRKYSLSRIAKIFKQEKE; from the coding sequence ATGGCCGTTAGCACAAGGACAGAATATGCTCTGAGGGCCTTGCTGGAGATTCCTGCCAAATCCAGCGTTTCCGCGAATCTGATTTGCGAACGCCAGCAGTTGCCCAAAAAGTATGTGGAGCATTTGCTTAGAGCGCTCAAAAAGGCTGGACTGATCGCCAGCAGCCATGGATCGCGCGGCGGCTACACCCTGGCCCGACCGGCAGGCCAGATAAACCTTTACGACATAATGAAAGCCGTGAAAGACCGCAATCTGGAACTGGACTGCGGTATGGGCAAGCAGTTCTGTTTGGGGGATGACTGCACCCTGCAGCCGCTGTTCAGCGATCTGGCAGCCAGGCAGCGCGACCTGTTCAGGAAATACAGTCTGTCCCGCATCGCCAAAATCTTCAAACAGGAGAAAGAATGA
- a CDS encoding cysteine desulfurase: MNPGKIYLDNCVTTPLAPEVLEAMRPYFSERFWYPSPFVSTGEATSSALSGWHEAIAKTLNATGPEIHFTSGGTMANNIAIKGLAWAHSSAGKHAIVSVVDYPDLLTNAAWLEKQGFEVTYLEPDSEGLVSADKLKAAIRPDTILFLSTIVNHVVGTIQPIEAYGRVLAEAGHRIFWHADAGQAYGKLPLDVRALGVDTLSISAHKIHGPQGIGALYVKSGIKLAQVIHGVNRLDPLQTGGLSLALIAGFVKAAELTFADLDATTNKLRELSDHLLRRLETTIPEIELNGPRGEGRACHNINVSIAYIEGEAITMMLDMQGITVATGSACASQGLKASYVLMAMGRNHVQSHGSMKFTLSRYNTKEEIDFAVERLAEITASLRQRSPLYRSTHPEEK; the protein is encoded by the coding sequence ATGAATCCCGGAAAGATATATCTTGATAATTGCGTAACCACACCACTGGCTCCGGAAGTTTTGGAAGCCATGCGTCCTTACTTCAGTGAGCGATTCTGGTATCCATCCCCCTTTGTCAGCACCGGCGAGGCCACCAGCTCGGCGCTTTCGGGATGGCATGAAGCGATAGCCAAAACCCTGAACGCCACCGGTCCCGAGATTCATTTCACCTCCGGCGGCACTATGGCCAACAACATTGCCATCAAAGGCCTGGCCTGGGCTCACAGCTCTGCCGGCAAACACGCCATTGTTTCCGTGGTGGATTATCCGGACCTGCTCACCAACGCCGCCTGGCTGGAAAAACAGGGCTTCGAAGTGACCTATCTGGAGCCGGATTCCGAAGGCCTGGTCAGCGCGGACAAACTGAAAGCGGCCATCCGTCCGGATACCATCCTCTTTTTGAGCACTATCGTGAACCACGTTGTGGGCACCATCCAGCCCATCGAAGCCTACGGCAGGGTACTGGCGGAAGCCGGGCACCGGATATTCTGGCATGCCGATGCCGGACAGGCCTATGGCAAGCTGCCTCTGGACGTTAGAGCCCTGGGCGTGGACACCCTCAGCATTTCAGCGCACAAAATCCACGGTCCGCAGGGCATTGGCGCCCTCTACGTGAAAAGCGGCATCAAACTGGCCCAGGTCATCCACGGCGTGAACCGCCTCGATCCTCTACAGACCGGAGGCCTGAGCCTGGCTTTGATCGCCGGGTTTGTGAAAGCCGCCGAACTTACTTTCGCCGATCTGGACGCCACCACAAACAAACTCAGAGAGCTTTCTGACCATCTGTTGCGGCGTTTGGAAACCACCATCCCGGAGATAGAGCTGAACGGCCCCCGCGGCGAAGGGCGCGCCTGCCACAACATCAATGTCTCCATTGCCTACATCGAGGGCGAGGCCATCACCATGATGCTGGACATGCAGGGCATCACGGTTGCCACAGGTTCAGCCTGCGCGTCCCAGGGCCTGAAAGCCAGCTATGTGCTTATGGCAATGGGCAGAAACCACGTGCAGTCACATGGTTCAATGAAATTCACCCTATCCAGATACAACACCAAAGAGGAAATCGATTTCGCGGTGGAACGCCTTGCCGAAATCACGGCCTCGCTGCGCCAGCGCAGTCCCCTCTACCGCTCAACCCATCCCGAGGAGAAATAA
- a CDS encoding DUF59 domain-containing protein: MQYSQKVLDHFMRPRNVGKMEDPDAQATEGSPACGDQVTVYLKIDEKSKTIEDISFLSYGCASNIATASIITELAKGKTLDEAKKLSWRDAMEALDGLPPVKVHCSVLAADTLQTAISNYEIAHGLKEVPNFGKDTIVEELKKIIYPQVGEDIVSLKMVKYVGFDNGDVLIDMNMMSFDEWRENVAEEIREHLSKYPEVKNIQINFP; encoded by the coding sequence ATGCAATATTCACAGAAGGTTCTGGACCACTTCATGCGCCCCCGCAACGTTGGTAAAATGGAAGACCCGGACGCCCAGGCCACTGAGGGCAGCCCGGCTTGCGGCGACCAGGTTACGGTTTATCTGAAGATAGATGAAAAATCCAAAACGATAGAAGACATTAGTTTCCTTTCCTACGGCTGCGCCTCCAACATTGCCACCGCGTCCATCATCACAGAACTCGCCAAAGGCAAAACCCTCGATGAAGCGAAAAAATTAAGCTGGCGCGACGCCATGGAAGCCTTGGACGGCCTGCCGCCGGTGAAGGTCCATTGTTCTGTGCTGGCAGCCGACACACTGCAAACCGCCATCTCGAACTACGAAATCGCCCACGGCCTCAAGGAAGTTCCCAACTTTGGCAAAGACACCATCGTCGAAGAGCTCAAAAAGATCATCTACCCCCAGGTGGGAGAGGACATAGTTTCCCTCAAAATGGTCAAATACGTCGGCTTCGACAACGGCGATGTGCTCATCGACATGAACATGATGAGTTTCGACGAATGGCGCGAAAACGTTGCCGAGGAGATTCGCGAGCATCTGAGTAAGTATCCGGAAGTTAAGAACATCCAGATAAACTTCCCCTGA
- a CDS encoding class I SAM-dependent methyltransferase codes for MDYKEHYRQDALVFDYFRRERLTPGEIRRTQYTLSLCEIRPGMRVLDVGSGRGWFSLAAAKLGAEVTALDLSEENLDRIKREHPSIRIVCADACAIPDIGKFDLIVALEVLEHLVEPELALRSILERLSPDGTLLVTVPYKEVIRYSLCIHCNKKTPMNAHLHSFDRESLSALLVKSGFRTKATKRFYHRALELFKINALCRRFPLGLWKILDRLAGISGDRYSYLAIRARASK; via the coding sequence ATGGACTACAAGGAACATTACCGCCAGGACGCTCTGGTTTTCGATTATTTTCGCCGCGAAAGACTCACCCCGGGGGAAATCCGCAGGACACAGTACACCCTTTCGCTATGCGAGATCAGACCGGGGATGCGTGTTTTGGATGTGGGCAGCGGCAGGGGCTGGTTCAGTCTGGCTGCGGCAAAGCTGGGGGCAGAGGTGACCGCTTTGGACCTCAGCGAGGAAAACCTGGACAGAATAAAGAGGGAACACCCATCAATCAGAATAGTTTGCGCTGACGCCTGTGCGATCCCGGACATAGGAAAATTCGACCTCATCGTTGCCCTGGAGGTGCTGGAACATCTGGTTGAGCCGGAATTGGCTCTGCGCAGCATCCTGGAAAGGCTCAGTCCGGACGGAACGCTTTTGGTGACAGTGCCTTACAAAGAAGTTATCCGCTATTCGCTCTGCATCCACTGCAACAAAAAAACTCCCATGAACGCGCATCTGCACAGCTTCGACCGGGAATCCTTGAGTGCCTTGCTGGTGAAAAGCGGCTTCCGGACGAAGGCAACGAAACGCTTTTACCACAGGGCCTTGGAGCTTTTCAAAATCAATGCCCTCTGTCGCCGGTTTCCCCTGGGCCTGTGGAAAATCCTGGACCGGCTGGCGGGAATCTCAGGCGACAGATACAGCTATCTGGCCATCAGGGCAAGGGCTTCCAAATAG